The Mycobacterium riyadhense sequence GCGGTGCTCGGCCAGCGGGCTGATGGCCGGCACCAGCACGATTTGGCCAGAGTCGGCGAGCAGCGTTGCCACATGCGCCAACCGGCGCAGGTTCTCCGCACGGTCGGCCATGGAAAAGCCGAGGTCGGCGTTCAGGCCGTGCCGGAGGTTGTCACCGTCGAGAACGTAAGCGGGGGTTCCATTTTCGAGAAGTTTCTTTTCGACCAGCATCGCGACCGACGACTTCCCGGCGCCGGAAAGGCCGGTCAACCACACGGTCCTGCCTCGACACCCGCGATCTTCGACGGCGACCAATGACTTGTGCCGCACGGTGTTCGGACTTGCCTGATGCGCCGAAACCTCGCGCAACACCATGCCAGCCGCCACGGTGCCGTTGGTGTCGGGGTCGATGAGGATAAACGAGCCGGTGCTGGCATTGCGAGTGTACTCATCGAGTAACAGCGGTACCTGAGTGCGCAGCGAGATGCGGCCAAGCTCGTTGAGCTTCAACGCCGTTGCGCTCTTGTCGCGGTGCAGGGTGTTGACATCCAGCCGGTAGTCGAGCGCAGTCACCCTGGCGCGCGTGGTTCGGGTGGTGTGTTTGATGACGTAGTCGCGTCCGGGCTGCAGCGCTGCCGAATCCGCCATCCAGCACACGGTCGCGTCGAATTCCTGGGTGACTCTGGGCTGGTTGTGGGTGCGTGCGATCATGTCGCCGCGCGAAACATCGATGTCGTCTGCCAAACACACCGAGACGGCCATCGGTGGAAACGCTTCTGCCACCGGCCCGTTCGAGCCTTCGATGGTGGTGATCTGGGTGGCCTTACCGATCGGCAATACGACTACCTCGTCGCCGGGCCGCATTACCCCGCTGGCCACCGTTCCGGCGTAGCTGCGGTGGTCCTGATGCTCGAGAGTGTGTGGCCGGATGACGTACTGAATCGGGAACCGTACGTCGACCAGGTTACGGTCACCGGCGATATAGACCTCTTCGAGATGGGAAAGCAGCGCCGGTCCCTCATACCAGGGTGTCTGGTCGGATCTGGTGACTACGTTATCGCCGTGCAGCGCCGAAATCGGGATCGAGGTTACGTCCTGCACGTCGAGGCGGGCGGCGAAGGCATGAAATTCGTCCCGAATCGACTCGAAAGCCTTTTGGTCCCAACCGATCAGATCCATCTTGTTGACGGCGAGCACCAGGTGGCGGATGCCCAACAGCGATGCCAGGAAGGCATGCCGGCGGGACTGCTCCAGCAATCCGTGCCGGGCATCGACCAACACGATCACCAGTTGAGCCGTGGACGCACCGGTCACCATGTTGCGGGTGTACTGGATGTGTCCCGGGGTATCCGCAATGATGAATTTCCGCTTGGGAGTAGCGAAGTAGCGATAGGCGACATCGATGGTGATGCCCTGTTCGCGTTCGGCCCGCAGGCCGTCGGTGACCAGAGCCAGGTCGGTGTACTCGTGGCCGCGGTCCCTAGATGTCTGCTGCACCGACGCCCACTGGTCTTCCATCACGGCTTTGGAGTCGTAGAGCAGGCGCCCGATCAGGGTAGACTTGCCGTCGTCGACCGAGCCCGCCGTAGCAAGCCGCAGCAGCGTAGTGGGTGCCGCCATCAGAAGTAGCCCTGCCGCTTGCGGTCTTCCATTCCGGCCTCCGAGATCCGGTCATCGGCCCGGGTAGCGCCCCGTTCGGTCAGCCGCGACACCGCTGTCTCGGCGATGACCTCCGACGCGGTGGCGGCCGTCGACTCCACGCATCCGGTGCAGGTGACGTCGCCGACGGTACGGAACCGCACCATGGTTTCGAAGACCTCTTCTTCGGCGCGCGGCTGCATATGCCGGTGCACCGCAAGAAGCATCCCGTCGCGTTGAAAAACCTTGCGCCGGTGCGCGAAATAGATCGAGGGCAACTTGACCTTCTCGGCACCCACATAGGACCAGATATCGAACTCGGTCCAATTGGACAGCGGAAAGACCCGGATGTGCTCACCCTTGTGATGACGTCCGTTGTAGAGATTCCATACCTCGGGCCGCTGGGCCTTTGGGTCCCACTGGCCGAACTCGTCGCGGAAGCTGAACACCCGCTCCTTGGCCCGCGCCTTCTCCTCGTCGCGCCGGGCTCCCCCGAATGCCGCGTCGAACTTGTTCTCCCGGATCGCGCGCAGCAGCGTGACGGTCTGTATCGGGTTTCGCGACGGGATGGTCTCGACGACCCGGCCGGCGTCAATGTCGTCCTGCACCGACGCCACCACCAACCGGACCCCGGCGTTCGCCACCAGCTCGTCGCGGGTTGCGATGACCTCATCGAAATTGTGACCGGTGTCGACGTGCATCACCGGGAAGGGCAGCCGCCCCGGCCGAAATGCCTTGAGCGCCAGGTGCAACATGACGATCGAGTCCTTGCCACCGGAGAACAACAGCACCGGTCGCTCGAATTCGGCAGCAACCTCTCGAATGATGTGGATCGCCTCAGCCTCCAGCAAGCGCAGGTGACTCAACTCGTACTGCCCCGGTGCGGGACTGACCTTCACGTCGCTGGCCATGATCACCTAACTGGAATTCTCAATAAAGTTGGTAGAACTGATCATATTTATGATCATTACCAGCTATAGAACCAGCCATCGTCGCCGCTGTCAATGAGAGTCCTTGACCGCGCTTAGGCGGCGGCCGGCG is a genomic window containing:
- the cysC gene encoding adenylyl-sulfate kinase; the encoded protein is MAAPTTLLRLATAGSVDDGKSTLIGRLLYDSKAVMEDQWASVQQTSRDRGHEYTDLALVTDGLRAEREQGITIDVAYRYFATPKRKFIIADTPGHIQYTRNMVTGASTAQLVIVLVDARHGLLEQSRRHAFLASLLGIRHLVLAVNKMDLIGWDQKAFESIRDEFHAFAARLDVQDVTSIPISALHGDNVVTRSDQTPWYEGPALLSHLEEVYIAGDRNLVDVRFPIQYVIRPHTLEHQDHRSYAGTVASGVMRPGDEVVVLPIGKATQITTIEGSNGPVAEAFPPMAVSVCLADDIDVSRGDMIARTHNQPRVTQEFDATVCWMADSAALQPGRDYVIKHTTRTTRARVTALDYRLDVNTLHRDKSATALKLNELGRISLRTQVPLLLDEYTRNASTGSFILIDPDTNGTVAAGMVLREVSAHQASPNTVRHKSLVAVEDRGCRGRTVWLTGLSGAGKSSVAMLVEKKLLENGTPAYVLDGDNLRHGLNADLGFSMADRAENLRRLAHVATLLADSGQIVLVPAISPLAEHREMARKIHADAGFEFFEVFCDTPLQECERRDPKGLYAKARAGEITHFTGIDSPYQRPKNPHLRLTPERNLDEQAQAIIDLLGPGS
- the cysD gene encoding sulfate adenylyltransferase subunit CysD; its protein translation is MASDVKVSPAPGQYELSHLRLLEAEAIHIIREVAAEFERPVLLFSGGKDSIVMLHLALKAFRPGRLPFPVMHVDTGHNFDEVIATRDELVANAGVRLVVASVQDDIDAGRVVETIPSRNPIQTVTLLRAIRENKFDAAFGGARRDEEKARAKERVFSFRDEFGQWDPKAQRPEVWNLYNGRHHKGEHIRVFPLSNWTEFDIWSYVGAEKVKLPSIYFAHRRKVFQRDGMLLAVHRHMQPRAEEEVFETMVRFRTVGDVTCTGCVESTAATASEVIAETAVSRLTERGATRADDRISEAGMEDRKRQGYF